The following coding sequences lie in one Candidatus Paceibacterota bacterium genomic window:
- the trpS gene encoding tryptophan--tRNA ligase → MANSKIMFSGVKPTGRPHIGNYFGAMRQFVQLQDKYDSLVMIADYHALNFIQNADEMTENIVGVMMDYLAIGLDPKKVILFKQSDVPEHTELTWIFDTITTMPYLQRAHAYKDALAKNKEISAGTFNYPMLMATDILLYDPAVVPVGSDQKQHVEIARDTAEKFNRIFGETFKLPEPMILSEVQTVPGIDGQKMSKSYNNTIPLFASDEEIRKSVMSIVTDSGEGEPTNVKAIHLLVKPAAEVEKLYSESRGKYQSLKEALITDLTAFISPLREKRKEWESRREEVLKILKEGGEKARERAAAKMNIVRERIGVKLY, encoded by the coding sequence ATGGCAAACTCAAAAATCATGTTCTCCGGCGTTAAGCCAACCGGCCGACCTCATATTGGCAATTATTTTGGGGCCATGCGCCAGTTTGTACAATTGCAGGATAAATATGACAGTCTGGTGATGATTGCCGATTATCATGCCCTCAATTTCATTCAAAATGCCGACGAAATGACCGAAAATATTGTCGGAGTGATGATGGATTATTTAGCCATCGGCCTTGACCCTAAAAAGGTAATTTTATTTAAGCAGTCAGATGTGCCGGAACATACTGAATTAACGTGGATTTTTGACACCATTACCACCATGCCATATCTTCAGCGCGCTCACGCCTACAAGGATGCGCTAGCCAAAAATAAGGAAATTAGCGCCGGCACTTTTAATTATCCGATGTTGATGGCCACTGATATTTTGCTTTATGATCCGGCCGTCGTTCCGGTAGGAAGCGACCAGAAACAGCATGTGGAAATTGCTCGAGATACGGCTGAAAAATTCAATCGAATTTTCGGGGAAACTTTTAAGCTGCCGGAGCCAATGATCTTGAGTGAAGTTCAAACGGTGCCCGGCATTGACGGACAGAAAATGAGCAAAAGTTACAACAACACCATTCCACTTTTTGCTTCGGATGAGGAAATAAGGAAATCGGTAATGAGCATCGTCACTGATTCAGGAGAGGGGGAGCCGACGAATGTGAAAGCCATTCATCTTCTGGTAAAACCCGCCGCGGAAGTTGAAAAACTATATTCGGAAAGCCGCGGAAAGTATCAGTCTCTGAAAGAAGCCTTAATTACAGATTTAACTGCTTTCATTTCACCGCTACGAGAAAAAAGAAAAGAATGGGAGAGTCGGCGAGAGGAGGTGCTGAAAATCTTAAAAGAGGGCGGGGAGAAGGCCCGGGAGCGAGCGGCGGCCAAAATGAATATTGTTCGTGAGCGCATCGGGGTAAAATTATATTGA